The genomic interval tccccagcattgtgCCAAGGCAGTTagagcactctcaaactggattatttctctaacagagaagacttaatgtctcacaaaactacaattcccagaattccatagcattgtgacatggattatttctgcattgcatctGCAGCCACTTTCAGTCAATAGCCAAGTGCCTTCTTCTGGCTAGCCCAGTGCAAATTGAAGGGCAATTTTTGGAGAGGAGATGATTTGAAGGGCTAATCCAGGAGTGGGTGGGTGACTCCCAAATGCCTTTTCATAACACAGGCTCCCCTCTCTCAGATACCCCTTTAGTTGGGGAGAAAGAAGTCATTGCATGTATTATATGCAAGTATTTCGAGTTCTTGCAATAGCCTTCTGGCTATAATGCCAAGTGTAAACACTTGCAAAAACAAACCAGCCAGCCACAAAACAAGAATAAATTGTTTAGCCAAACTTGCGGTAGGAAGCAATTAACGTAATTTTAGTTAAATGCAACAGGCAGGGAATTAATCTGAAATGGCAAGTTCAACATATCAGAGCCTTTCCTCAGAATGGAAGAAATACTAACAAATCATAGACACCGTTTTTCTACCTCTTGGCAGGGAGTTATTGATGCTTTACAGTCAACATTTTTCTTGAGATGGACAGAAGAAAGAACTACCTATTGAAGTTAATGGGTGTTTTTACTTAGTTAATTGGTTCTCTTAATGTGAACCTGATCTTGACATTTTCCTCtgttccccttccccactttcttttcctaGTGGAAGTAACTTTACGTGGAGAGGTATGTTTCGTCTTTTCCAGGTTTGGTATGTGTTTCACATTTTTTGACATCATTTTGCCATTTCTGAATTCCTGATAGCAACAGCCtgggtaaaaaaagaaaatttccaGGCTTTGCTTTGTGACATTTTGGTGTCAGTTTTGGCAGTGGGCAGAGGTTCCTCAGCTGGGGTTGAGTAAAATGGGGATCAAGATTTGAAAACTCTTAACCAAGCTTCTCTGAAATCCTGGAGGTAAACCGTGGGATTTGCAGATGGATATGCTTTTCAGATTGCTCTGTTGGTGTTTGCCTTGTAGATCGATCCTGCCACAGGGATGGTGATCAACCTCACAGATCTAAAAAACTACATGGAGGTAATGAGGCTGTGGTCTCCTAAGGATTGTCAGAGGTGATCCACAGATCTGCATCCTGCTGCTAACAAAGGCAGGCATAATGTCCAACTGTtgtgttttcaaatcatttctgaactACAGCAACCctaaacatatcatggggttttcttggtaatatttgttgTGAATGGAGGTTGCCATTGCATTTctttggggctgctgggagtgtgggacttgcccaagatcatccaatgggtttccatggctgagcagggatttgaaccctggtctccagagacatagtccagtgctcaaactgctacacctaATATTAAATTATACCTGTGCATATCTTTTCATGGTTGTTGCAAACAGAGTTATTCAGCACTTCAGTCTTCGATGACCTCCCATTTTCTTTACTTACTTATCTGTTGCCCATCTTCAGGGGGATAACCAGGGATCAGTTGTCTGTGTTTCAGCAGCCGGCCACAGAAGAAACTGGCATCCTCTTGGCCCTGCTAAATGGCTTCACATGAGGGTTGGGTACCCTGGCAGTAGATCAGTATAAGACTGGAAGAAACTGTAGGATCTCCAGCGCAATGTGTCATGCATGCAGCAGAGAACTCATGGGTTGTAGACACCAGAAGCTGACATAAGAGAGGAATGGCTGATCATGCAGACAGAGCAGGTCTCCTATTCTAAAATACATTTAGCCCTCACTGCCCAATTCCTCCTTCTCGTCCCCCAGGAAGCCATCATGGAGCCTCTTGACCACAAGAATCTAGATAAGGACGTCCCCTACTTCACTGATACTGTCAGGTAGGTACCTCCATAACAAGGCCATTCCCTAACAATGAACTGAGTCCTTTTGAggttttcctctgtgtgtgtgtgtctgtatactgtatatagatatatgccttcaagtcacctgtcaatttatggcaaccttatttcATAAAGTTTACTTAaccaaggaagactcagaggtgggcttgccagttccttcctctgaagcagaaaCTACAGCACCTGATATACACTGGTGGTCTcctacccaagtactaaccagagtcaACCCTGCTGAGCTTCCAGGATGAGCCAGGGTCCGGTACCTGTGTATAGCCTCAAATTTCTTATGTCCTTTGGGCAGATTAAGTTATTGTGCTTTCATTCTGAGCAAGTCCAGTCACACCAATAAAAACTAATTCCATAATGAATTCCTCTGATTGTCCCTCCTCTTCTTGTTTTGTTACTTTGTGTGCATACTCATTGGTTCTGTGCACTTGAAAATTTCTCTGTGCCTGTAGTGAGGGCTCAGTTGTTAGTTTAAGCCAAACAGACCTGCTGCCTGGAATCCTGTTCATAACGTACAAGTGAAATGTCAGATTATATCTGTGTTAATGTCCTTTTGTGGTTGTGAAGGACCCAGTACTTCTGTCTATAAAAACCCTTGCCCGCAGAACCTGCTTCCATGCTCCCACCCCACACGCATACATCCGTTTAACAACCATGGGAAGGTAGGTGTTGTCTAGGCATGTTCAGCTGTGATTCAGCAAACACAGTCAAAAAGCGAAAACCTTTTTGTATTTATAGGCAGTACTGAGTCATACATGGAACTGGCATAGTATTTTCTAGTTCTCAGAGGGTTTTTTGAGCGTTCTTGGCAAGCATTGGTTTCTGGTAATTCTGGGCTATGTATTTATACTGACCTAGAAACACCATACTGAAGTGGGAATGCAAGGAGACCAGGGGGAGTCCCACTTGGATAGAAAGTAGGTCAGAATGTAATGCCGGCTGCTAGGTTAGCCTTGGCTAGTTATGTTTAATTAAAGAGGGTTAGCCTTCCTCAACTACAGACTTCATCTGATGGTGACAGTATCTGCTTTCAGTTAGTTGCAAAAATTTCCAACTTTACCAAACTCAGAtgtgagaaaatcttcaaaagAATGGTAGGTGGGTAGAGGATTAAAGGCATATCAGCAGCAGCATCAGTGCAGTCATCTGCAGAGGCAAACAGTGGAGATGTCAGAAAAGGAACTAGAAGGCTTCAAGAACtaactgttattatttttttcacagtACTACTGAGAACGTTGCTGTATTCATCTGGGAGAATCTCCAGAAACGCTGCCCTAAGGGGATGCTTTATAAAGTAAAAGTCTACGAAACAGACAAGAACATTGTTGTTTACAAGGGGGAGGAGAGCACTTAGGAGAAATGGGATCTGATTCTCTTGATGCCTTTGAtccacagaggggaaaaaagaattcaATCAAAGAAAACAATCAATCATGTACTTAATAGATTTGGAGCGCATTTGATTTGTGTAGCTTTCAGGTGCATAGGAAGGCACTTCATCATTTCTTACATACATCTTGTGAAGAGAATGGTGGTGAAGCATTGTGCAAGAAGCAGAGCTTTTGTACATCTCTGTGCTGTCAGAATTTCCTGCTCGGTTGTTGCTTCTGAATCAGAAGTATCCCATTTGTTCAGATGTTTATGGACAGTTGCAGAATTTTCTGTCCTTTTGTGTCTGTTTTTGTGGTAGATTGCACTCGGGAGGATTCACACCTTTGCAAAATCCAGACAAAGTTTGGAACTTATTGTGATTGCCACCGGGTTTTTTAGGGTATTAGGCAaacattcccacccaccccccattaCCCCTTCCTTGGTCTTTTTAGCTCAAGGTTGGGAGCCACAGAatatctggaagccatgcctgcCCCATTATCAAGCCTTTTGCGGGCCACCCCTATCCAGTTTTTCCCCCAAAGCAGAAATAACCACCTGGTTATCTCAAAACAAAAAGTTATATTTTCCAGAGAAGCATAGCAACCAAAGGAGGCCTTTTCAATGGGATTGTCCCCTGTGAGACTGCTGAAGGAGCCATTTTCAGTTTTGGTGCCAGAAAAAAACAATTGGTAATAGGGGGAACCTATTTCTTTCCTAAACATTGAAACAGCAATtaactatttacagtattaaaacagttcACTCTcaggttaaaataataaaatgggattaaaaagagaaaaggctCTTAAAAGCAGTTAAGATAATACAGCATCCCCTGGCCCTGTGATGGTAAATAGAGACCAagggcccaaactgcaacccaaaacccacttatttattgtaaagtgccacatccctctggctttctagtaacgaaTTCTGTGCTGGAGCAATGGTgcgcatgcccacagagagggctgaGTGCTCCccggcacatgtgccataggttcaccaccactgccctagcccattctttaaaaactttctgtatgACAAAGCCTGTCTGAATCAAAAGGTTTTAGACTGCCGacaaaagaacaacaagaagGGCACCATTCTGGCCTCCCAAGGAGGGGGGTTCCAGAGGCccagagcagccaccaagaaggcccttttccATACCCACCAACCAAGTTTGTGAAAGTGTTGGGACTGAGACAAGGGCATCTCCTAAGGAACTTGGAACCTAGGccggttcatacagggagatgccAAATACCCTGGGCCTCAGCCATGTAGGGCTTCCCATCCCTATTTTAGCTGAAGGTGCCACAGGTTGAACCTGGAACctaatgtatatgaaacattCCTTCCACCACTGAGCCATTAACATCCCCTGCCTTTTATTCTTCGATAAGAACTCAAGTTGTGAAATACTCCACTGTTCAGATTTCATTAAACTCTGTAAGTGGTGGTCTGCCAGGTTCCTTTTGGCTTCACCCTTGAGATAACAACATTCTCAGCCTCTCTTACAGGGTTTGAAAGGATGACTACATACTTAATGATGCATATAAATGTTGCTGTGTTATTTCCACTATGCTTTGTTAGCAGTGTGGTATTGGGCTGGGACTTGGGAGAGCCAAGTTCCAGTTCCTGTGGCACCATCAAACACCAGCTGGCACTGGACTGGTTAGACTCTCTCTCCACcaggcctacctcacagggttgttgtgaggaaatGGAGGCTCATTGGAGGAAATGAAGTATATAGCTTTATCTAATGAATAAAATTCTTCTCACCAGTtataaaattctgtttttattattgacttttgactttttttttaaatatttaacaaataataataacagatggCCACAAATTATAGTGTTGGCCACTACATGCTATGGTCTGAACAATCTGAACAATgtgattttgttcttgttgtgcagCTTTGTTTCTGACTGttggtgaacccatcacaggttttcttggcaagatttcttggggcatggttgcctttgcctttctctgaggctaagagagtgtgacttgcccaaaattacccagtgggttttcatgtctgagcagagatttgaagaacaatgtaagatatgcacAAAACACCATATTatttgcagaaaatagcaaaggctttTAATGACTATTGAGGAAACTTAAGGAAGAAAGCAGGGTTATAGCTGAATTGTTTTtcgaaaacaaaaaataatggccAGTTGGTTTACAAAACAAAGTGGATAATGAAGGcattgaaacagttaaaagattTCCTCTACCTTCTTTCAGTCATTAACCGAAatgatcagaagaagactagaacttggaaaggcAACCATGAAGAAATGAGATAACATCCTCAAGTTTAAAGACATACCATTAAGTACTAAAGAATCATCCAAGTCATATTagttctgatttctgtgtatgggtTTAAAAGGTGAAGAAAGCTGACGTGAAGAAAATTCATTGAAAATGTACTGGAAATCAAAATTCAGGCGTGGGTTGGATGAAAGATTTTTACATTTTGATGGAAGTTTGCCAGAGCTTCCTAGTTATAGCCACAGTTCTCTTGGGATGTTATGCTAGTGCATCTCATACCTTTCCAAGAGGATGTACTGTGGACTTTTTAGATCTGCAAGGCTTTGGTTTTGGACTGTGCACAGatataaaaaaaaaccagggAATCACACCATAAAATGGTGGTGACACAGATGCGTACATTTCAGCTTGTCTACATTCAtgctctgatctccagagtcatagtccagcgctcaaaccactacgctatgcTGACTCTCAAGTGGCTGTGATGTGTGGTGACAAAAATCTAACACAAGAGTTGGAGCTCATAGGCTGCAAACCATGAAGCCACGATGGACTGATGCGGTAGCATGGCTTCATCCCCCAGTTTCCCCACCTGCTTCCCCTGCTGGTTATGCAAGTGCGAAGCCCCAAAGGGATTCCAACCTGAGATTCTCCTAAAAGCTGTGCTGAACTTTGCTTCCTTGCCATTTCTTTCACACCCGTCACATCTCCCTTTTCGTCTTCTCCAGGCTTGACACATGGACCCAGATCTCTGTCAACTGTTCTTCACATGACTTGCTTTCCGGGTGCTTCGGTTGTTGACATCCTCTTCAGGATGCTCCCACCGGAACTGAAATCGGTCCAGACCTGCCATCACAAAGTgaaactcttttcctgtcatCAGGTCACTATGCTTCCATTACGGTTGCCTAAGAATCCATTGTCTCTTGTAACTAATCCACAATTGCGCTGCTGACTCATGCGCATCTTATGAAAAAGAAAGTCTTACCTTAATCTGAGAACGCCGTGCTTTTCAACCCGAGATGCTAGAGATCATTCGCTTGTTAAGCCAATCGATTGGTTCCTCTTCCCATCCCGTGGTCTTGGTTTTATGACTCTGGAATATTTTAGCCTTTCTCTGCCATGATCACATGATGGGCAGCTGGTTTATTAATCCACGTTGCGAGGAGCCACAGACTCTGGTTTGAACAGTTACTCTGTCTCTGTGCCGACTGCCAACAACAGCTCTGCGTGGATCCTGCAATGCAGACCCTGGAAGCTTCGGAAGGACCTAAGGCAGAGGCATCTCCCCTGAAAATGGCCACCTTCTCCCGGATAGATACCTTTAGCGCCTCCCACAGACTGGCCTGGTAATTTTACTCCCTAACCCTGTCTTTATGTACATGGGGATGCATGTGTAAAGACCCAGtgtgctgtaatggtttgagcgttggactaggatgctgggtggccttgggcaagtcgcattctctctcagcttcagagaaaggcaagggtgaaactgaacaaatcttgacacacaacaacaaacatgcatgcatgtgcacttATTATGTTTACAGATATAGCCTGTCTTTCTTCTGAGCAACCTCAGAGCAGTGTACAGCATCCTTGCAATAGCCCTATGAGGCAAGTGAGGCTGTGGGGTACGAACTGATCCAAGTTTGCCTAGTGAGCTACATGGCTgcttggggatttgaacctgggatgCCCCATCCTAAGCAAACTCTCCTAACCTCTGCACCATGCAGGCAGTTATGGAGGTCAGGGGTGGAGGGGGAATGTGTCGAAGGTTGCAGAAGTGGAGCTGTGTATGTGGTAGCGTTACACATCCTCATGAATATGCAGCCACACATTTGCCTGGGCAGATTTTCATCCCACattgtgcatgtatgcatgtgtgggCAGGCTCGATTCCATATTCGCTTGCACAATGCCACAATTCACTAATGAGGTGGCATGCGTAACTGTCATGTAACACTGTGAATGTAAAGTTATGCTGCATCGCCTCAGGTACTCAGCTCAGTAGGATCTCAactactgtatttgtatttagcAAAGGAATTTGATGGGATTTTAATGCCTTAGGTACCAAAATGACATGGCAGTTAATAGGCATTGGGAGGGGGGATTATGTGTTGTgctgcaggcagcaaaatgtcttgtttGTGTATCCTGTAGGAAGACCTCTCCTTGAGATGGCTCTTCTGAGTCCAAAGGCTATAGTTGGGATGGGAGATGGAATACTGAGTTATTTCCTCTCCATACAACAAAGTTCTCTTTTTCTTGGCTGTAACAGATAAACCAAGGAAAAGTCAAGACTGATAGGATGGAGAGCAGAGCTTCTGATTTCCAATTTGTGCTGACTCCTCAGTCCTGCATCTTAATTTTCTTTCCAGCAAATCCCTGAGCGACACAGAGAATGAGAAGCTGTTTGGGCCATGCAGTCGGAAGCACGGACACAACTATAAAGGTGAGGAACCAGACAAATTTGCGATCCCACTTACTCTCAATGCCACGCTAGTGGAATAAGGAATTGAGAATTTAGGTGCCTGGATGTTCTCTCTCCATCCAATGTCTTTGGCCTGTGGTGACCGCcagccctaggcagcatagccaacAGTGTAGGATGATGGGCGTtgaagtccagaaacatctggaaggccataaatAACCCATCCCATTTCTAACCACTAGGTCACCTTGCCATCCTCCTTACCTGCAGttgagggccttctctgtggctgcctcTAGGAACCCCCTTCAGGGGACTAAAATGTCtccctccttgttctccttctgtCATTTTCCAAACTGCTCCTTATTATTTTTAGTTGTTATGTTTCAAATTGGTCTAATGATTTAGATAGTTCAAtcccattttaatgtttaatgtcaCTGCACTTTGTGCATTTAATTTCCCTCTGACTCCACTCTTGTCCTGCTCTGACTCATGTACCCTGCATATTTATATTCCCATTGTGGgagatataaatcctggaaataaataaaaataaaatattccggATAGCACtgaatgcatctgatgaagtggaccgTTGTACTCAGAAGTTACGATAATGTTAACCAATGTATTAGGCTTTAGGGTTCCACAGGACcctttgttggttttgttgctgTAGGAGACTAATCCTCCTGGCTAGACAATTGGCATCTGCTTTATCAGTATCACCTTCATTTGCATTGTCCAACTTAAAGGAGGTTCACATTTTTACAGATTTACCTTGTCAATGATACTGTGTTCCCATTCCAAACCATGATGATCCATAGACCTCACTAATCTTGGCATATAAATTATAATTCATACCTTTCCACTGTCCCAATTGCTCCTATATCAGCCCACTTTTtcagcctttttaaaatgttccggtttctctcttctcctcccccgactttcctcctttgtcctcagcttgcttccgTGACTACAAACTGAATCCAAAATGCAAAGGTAGTTTTCACTCGATTAAGACATTAAGGTAGAGAAGAAGGGGTAGAATAtcgtccttcccagtaggctgaagcaaaagcaaactgcagcagcttcTCCTACCTTGTGTTTGCTCCTCATTTTGCTTAcctgaccatactctgatgttgcttggtcacacatgtcctaatttttatctgtgaaatgttgggtgcTATGGCAATAACTTGTCCTTTTGTTCCTCCCTCTAGTTGTGGTGACAGTCTGTGGAGAGGTAAGTAGCACGGGGAACATTTGTGGGGGAAGTCTTAGGGGCATTTGGTTCTGGTACAATCCAAGTCAACTTTACGTGACCCTAGTCTTTGCCAGGTTCTGGCTTTTTCAGAGCCACCTGAAATCCCAAGTAGAATTTGTATCTTCTCCAAATCACTTGTCTATAGATTGCTGATCTGCTcacttgttttttttgttttcttagattGATCCCATTTCTGGGATGGTGATAGACCTGAAAGATTTGAAAGCTTATCTGAAGGTAAAGATGCTGGACTGGTGGGACTCATAAATAGGAATCTGATGGTATGGAAATATAAAAGGCACATCAGGCCTGAGAGTTGTAGTTGGCTTTCTTCTAACATCCAGAGATATAATGCCGCTTGGAGATGGCATGTAGCCGTTATGACTACTAGCCACTGACAGACTTTTCTTCCATGATAAAGAATGCTGGAGGCACAATACGAATTTACAAAGTTTTGCTAGAAGCTCTGAATTCTAGCAGTCCCAGAAGGTTGCAAGGAAATGTAGGGCCAGGTTGGTCCCAGGCTTTGCATGTTATTTTTGTGGCCTTTGGCTCCTCCAAAAAACTGGGGGGCCTCAAGCAACCTTAGGGTCATACCTCCTCAGCTTCTACATTTAGAAGTCTTATTTTGCAACTTTATTTGGACATGCCCTGCATAATATATCTTTCTGCTCCTGCCTAGGAGGCAGTTACAGACCCTCTTGACAAAAAAGACTTGGATACAGATGTCCCCTATTTTGCAAATGTTGTAAGGTAAGACGAGGAGATTCTTGCAGGAGGAAAACTCAACTATTGAGGGTGAGGACTTTGCTTATATGAATTAAATCCAGTTCTGTTTGTCCAAACCATCAAGCACTATAGCACTAGTGTTGCTTTTTTATggccattttattttcattgccGTGACTGTTGCTGAATTGGCCATTGTGTGATAGTCTCCAAAAGACTCAGAGAAGCCCTAATGTCCTCTCTTTGTCTCTGTCAAACCTCCAGCACAACTGAGAATCTTGCTGTCTTCATCTGGGAAAACCTCCAGAAGCACTTGCCTGCGAAGACCCTTCATAAAATAAAACTCTACGAAACAGATGAGATCAGTGTCGTCTATAGGGGAGATGCACCAGATCCATCAGCTTTCGCGGCGGAAGGTGACCAAA from Sceloporus undulatus isolate JIND9_A2432 ecotype Alabama chromosome 6, SceUnd_v1.1, whole genome shotgun sequence carries:
- the LOC121934418 gene encoding 6-pyruvoyl tetrahydrobiopterin synthase-like produces the protein MQTLEASEGPKAEASPLKMATFSRIDTFSASHRLACKSLSDTENEKLFGPCSRKHGHNYKVVVTVCGEIDPISGMVIDLKDLKAYLKEAVTDPLDKKDLDTDVPYFANVVSTTENLAVFIWENLQKHLPAKTLHKIKLYETDEISVVYRGDAPDPSAFAAEGDQRELLSSPKKSAITSQYFICPARFSV
- the LOC121935519 gene encoding 6-pyruvoyl tetrahydrobiopterin synthase-like, producing the protein MATPRGLSRPSRLARVSRCLSFSASHRLHSKLLSDEENQKLFGKCNNPNGHGHNYKVEVTLRGEIDPATGMVINLTDLKNYMEEAIMEPLDHKNLDKDVPYFTDTVSTTENVAVFIWENLQKRCPKGMLYKVKVYETDKNIVVYKGEEST